One segment of Gopherus flavomarginatus isolate rGopFla2 chromosome 8, rGopFla2.mat.asm, whole genome shotgun sequence DNA contains the following:
- the MMGT1 gene encoding ER membrane protein complex subunit 5 has product MAAASLWKGLVGIGLFALAHAAFSAAQHRSYMRLTEKEDETLPIDIVLQTLLAFAVTCYGIVHIAGEFKDMDATSELKNKTFDTLRNHPSFYVFNHRGRVLFQPPDRVNSSSNQDVLSSSASLKLRKLEPLRR; this is encoded by the exons ATGGCGGCCGCCTCGCTGTGGAAGGGGCTGGTGGGGATCGGACTCTTCGCCTTGGCCCACGCGGCCTTCTCCGCTGCGCAGC ATCGTTCCTATATGAGATTAACAGAAAAGGAAGATGAAACATTACCGATAGAT ATAGTTCTTCAAACACTGTTGGCCTTTGCAGTTACGTGTTATGGAATAGTACATATTGCAGGAGAATTTAAAGACATGGATGCCACTTCAGAACTAAAAAATAA GACATTTGACACATTAAGGAACCATCCATCTTTTTACGTATTTAATCATCGTGGTAGAGTATTATTCCAGCCTCCAGATAGAGTGAATTCTTCTTCAAACCAAGATGTTTTGTCATCCAGCGCGTCACTGAAATTACGAAAACTTGAACCTCTGCGCCGTTAA